In the genome of Catalinimonas alkaloidigena, the window GTCCGCCGTCCAGTTGTCCGATCGGAATCAGGTTGATGGCGGTAAACAGAAACGCCAGATACGCCGCAAACAGGTAGGGATAGTGGAACATCTCGAAGCGATTCGGCAACCGCGCCGGATCGGCCACGGTATGTTCCAGTAATGTAAAAAGCAGATTGGAGCCCAATGCAAAGTTGGTATACTCCGGTTGCGCCCGGAATGTGCTGTCTGCCCAGCTCGAATCGCCCCTGGCCAGAAATTGCGTCCGTGCCTCATCGAAGTGCAACGAGTCGGTATGGCGCATAAACGCGTAGCTGTACACGTGCTGTTCGAAGTTGTTGCCGTAGGCTTCGTATTCCGGATGAATGTTGTAGACGTAGCTTTTCGGGGGGAGGTGGGCAAATCCCCACCAGGCCAACCCCACCGCCACCACAAAACCGGCCAGCGGCCCTGCAATGCCCACGTCAAAGTATTGCTGGCGCGACTGGATTTTCTCGCGAATGCGAATAAACGCCCCCATCGTGCCGATCATCAACGGCAGTCCAAACATCGGAATGTAGTACGGAAGCGACACCGCAATGCGGTAATAGCGGGCGGTGAAGTAGTGGCCGAATTCATGGCAGGTCAGAATCAACAGAAACGGGACGGCGTACTGCAATCCTTGCTGAAGCTCGTCCCACCCTGGGAACGGACCGAGGAGCCAATAGTGTCCGGTAATCCATTCAACCCCCGCGAGCGTCGTGGTCGCGAAGGTGATCACAAAAAGAATCAGATGAAGAAGATAGCGTTGCCGCGGCTGTTCAGGCATCTTTCAGGTAATCAAGCATGGTTTGAGGCGGCTGCACGTGGATGGTTCGTATGCCCAGTTGTTCGGCGGCCTGCACGTTAGCAAAACTGTCGTCGATGAAAACGGTTTCCTCCGCATTTAATTGGCTGTCTTCCAGCACGAACTGAAAAATGGCTGCGTCGGGTTTAATATAGCCTACCTGATACGAGTAGTACGCTTTTTCGAAAAGTTCATCGAGGGTCTGTACGTGGGTAGCCTCGTGCAGGATACGCTCCACCGTCGGGATGTGAAATGCATTGGTGTTGCTCAGCAGAAAGACGCGGTAGTGCTGGCC includes:
- a CDS encoding site-2 protease family protein codes for the protein MPEQPRQRYLLHLILFVITFATTTLAGVEWITGHYWLLGPFPGWDELQQGLQYAVPFLLILTCHEFGHYFTARYYRIAVSLPYYIPMFGLPLMIGTMGAFIRIREKIQSRQQYFDVGIAGPLAGFVVAVGLAWWGFAHLPPKSYVYNIHPEYEAYGNNFEQHVYSYAFMRHTDSLHFDEARTQFLARGDSSWADSTFRAQPEYTNFALGSNLLFTLLEHTVADPARLPNRFEMFHYPYLFAAYLAFLFTAINLIPIGQLDGGHILYGLVGEEKHRRIAPVLFTLFVLYAGMGAVSYLRTTTDESYFLWHLLYGGFLYLVFGRISPNRLNGLTLALSVFAAQYMIILLFPTHEWDAFWLLFIFLLGRFLGVYHPPATEEAPLNPGRKVLGWAALGIFVLCFTPAPFEFITVSAFDKVDSQGPEPLFSRFDGRERTNFTDLLGDEGVGGLQPFQPLSRIHVRDAVEAGFQGPGEPVPSQPTGDATPVADHVFGIHQQTADVSLLEQF
- a CDS encoding HAD family hydrolase: MTDFSTVRNLIFDLGGVIINIDPQLTYQAMAKLAGREADQLLAQLREHRLVERLESGQISNEEFLAEARQTLALQGSDEDLRQAWNELLLDLPAERIDRLRELGQHYRVFLLSNTNAFHIPTVERILHEATHVQTLDELFEKAYYSYQVGYIKPDAAIFQFVLEDSQLNAEETVFIDDSFANVQAAEQLGIRTIHVQPPQTMLDYLKDA